Genomic DNA from Deinococcus humi:
CGCCTCGGGCAACAGCGGCAGCATGTCCTCGTAGGCCTCGGTGATGCCCCGGGTCAGCCCGTCCAGGTGGATCGGAACACTCGGCAGCAGCCCGCTGACCATCGCCGTCTGCAGGATTTGGGTGATCTCCTGCGCGCGGCCCAGGGCAAAGGACGGGATCAGCACCCGGCCGCCCCCGCGCAACGTCTCCCCGATGGCCGTCACGAACGCCCTGACCTGCTCCTTGCGGCTGGGCAGCAGGGTGTCGCCGTAGGTGCTCTCGGACACCACCGCATCGACGGGCGTCACGGTGGCGGGCAGCCACGCGGCGTCCACCACGGGCGTGGAGATGTTGCTGACATCCCCGGTGTGGAACATGGCACGGCCCCCACTCTCGATCAGCACGCTGGCCGCTCCGAGGAGGTGGCCGCTCGGGAACAGCGTGAAGGCGAAGCCGTGGTCACTGACGCGCATAAAGTACGGAACAGGCCGCAGTCGTTCGAGGGTGCGCTTCATCTCCCCTTCTGAGAACAGTGGCTGGCCCTGCATGGTGGTGACCTTGAGGGTGTCGCCCAGGACGAGGGTGGCGATGCGGGCGGTGGCCTCGGTGCAGTAGATGTTGAGCTTCGGGAAACGGCGCACCACCACCGGCAGCGCGCCGACGTGATCGAGGTGCGCGTGGGTCAGGATCATCGCGGCAGGCGGATGGTCCGTCAGCAGACCGAGCTGGGGCAACGCGGCCTCCCCGATGGAGCCGGGGCGTGCCCCGGCGTCGATCAGGAGGTTGCCCTCGGCCAGGCGGTACAGGTAGCTGCTGGCCCCCACCTCGTCGGTGCCCCCCAGGCCCAGGAAATGCAGGTCACTCATAGGGGGCATTGTGGCGGGTAGCGTCGGAGGCCATCACGCGACCACTCCTCCGGGTTCGGTCCCCAGGTCATGGATGTTAAATCCAGTGGCCGCCCGCGCCTTCTCGTTGAGCAGATGCATCAGCAGTCGCCCCGGCGTCTCGATCTTCTGCCCCTTCAGCCGCCACTTCTCCAACCGCTGGATGCAGCGCCGCACCGTCTTGACCCCCAGATGAACCAAAGCTTTGTAGAACCCGATGGCGGCCACCGCATGGGTGGCCGGATCGTCGTGGTGAATGGCGATCTGCACGGCAAATTCCCAGAACTGAGGATTGGCATTCCGCAATCTGTCTAGACAACCCTCCAGGCTGTTGGTCACTGAATCAAGGTTGGGGGAAAGGGTTCCCCGCTCGCCAGCACGGGCGATCAGTGCCGCGCCGTCCAGGCAGCGCAGCAGGTCTTCTCTTGCTGTTTCCGCTGAGGAAGCTCCAAAGCCCCCTTCGGGTTTTCCACAATCCCTTTGTTTTTGGGTAGTGGTTGAGCTTCCTTTAGTCCTGTCAAGTTGAAAGGTAAAGTCTGGCACGACGAAAATCTCAGCCTCCTGCACGCTCTCGGCGAAAAAGGCGGCTTCCAGGTCCTCTGGGATCACCGGCTCGTACAGGCTGACGCTGAACAGGGTGGCGGCGTTGCGCCGGGCCGCCGTGTCCTGATCGATGCGCTGCACCTTCTGGCTCCTGAGCCACAGATGCGCCAGCGGGTGCTTCAGGGCACGGTAGAAGGTGGCCTCGCTCATACCGCACTCGCGGGCAAAGCAGAAGCGCCCGCCCACCATCTGCACCACCTGCTCACGGGATTGGAGGGGCCGCCCGTCCTCGCTCACCTTCAGGTAACAGTGCTTTCGTAACTCCTCCACGATGCGGATCAGGTTCAGGCCCTGCGAGCTGGTCAGGCGTCCACCGGCCAGGCTGGTGGTGCTGATGCTGGTCAGGATCATGCGCCAGTCGCGGGAGACGCTGCGACTCAGTTTGGTCAGGTGCTGTCCGGCTTTGTACGGGAAGGCGACGGGCCAG
This window encodes:
- a CDS encoding MBL fold metallo-hydrolase, translated to MSDLHFLGLGGTDEVGASSYLYRLAEGNLLIDAGARPGSIGEAALPQLGLLTDHPPAAMILTHAHLDHVGALPVVVRRFPKLNIYCTEATARIATLVLGDTLKVTTMQGQPLFSEGEMKRTLERLRPVPYFMRVSDHGFAFTLFPSGHLLGAASVLIESGGRAMFHTGDVSNISTPVVDAAWLPATVTPVDAVVSESTYGDTLLPSRKEQVRAFVTAIGETLRGGGRVLIPSFALGRAQEITQILQTAMVSGLLPSVPIHLDGLTRGITEAYEDMLPLLPEALQNRSKVSKQQPFLTGTVNLVKDRREREGILASERPAVVIASSGMLHAGASPQYARAWLPHAENALFVVGYQDAESPGRRLLELQQGGEVMLPAARGEGFEPVSAYSRVERFYLSAHADRGGLLGMIARYQPGKVILTHGELRARSNLAGYLNSKHDVGLPAAGELVPLKDSGKRRGSFINTAPRKLEALKERHARTTVNVRYDPETHEVRIALPDTLDGTLFGEGDYTLEVLRGKTSRIKLREHDAEAMEGHRQAEEDRTAEKTLA